The following proteins come from a genomic window of Chelonia mydas isolate rCheMyd1 chromosome 15, rCheMyd1.pri.v2, whole genome shotgun sequence:
- the FBXO21 gene encoding F-box only protein 21 isoform X1, which yields MAAAEAGGTGLTDLPGELLELILCCGVLSATDIGRVSCTCRRLREACQARGKVWRERFRLRWPSLLKYYSQTDNVNWLKEYKARHNAGLETQRIVASFSKRFFSEHVPCDGFSDIETLGCPGHFFEDELMSILNMEGRKCLTWKYYAKKILYFLRQQNILKNLKAYLERPGDQLSFLEGAVLIDQYCNPLSDICLTSVQAQVDDITDKVRKALRTKNPRHPSLTPKAGEVLIVPDVEFQRQVLDAVNCVLYEQLKYKGNEMDYYNSLNSYIHQVLIRRTGIPISLSVLYLTIARQLGVRLEPVNFPSHFLLRWCQGKEGSTDIFDYMYIDAFGKGKQLTVKECEYLIGHHVTEEFYGVVTSKEVLQRMVGNLLNLGKRESTDQSYQLLRDSLDLYLAMYPDNVQHLMLQARLYFHLGIWPEKVLDILQHVQVLDPSQHGAVGYLVQHTLEHIERRKEEVGPEVKHRSDEKHKDICFSIGLVMKHKRYGYNCVIYGWDPTCMMGQEWIRNMNVHSLPHGPHQPFYNVLVEDGSCRYAAQENLEYNLEPNEIPHPDIGRYFSEFTGTHYLANAELEIRYPEDLELTCATIQKIYSTVKE from the exons ATGGCGGCGGCGGAGGCCGGCGGGACGGGCCTCACCGACCTGcccggggagctgctggagctgatCCTGTGCTGTGGGGTCCTGAGCGCCACCGACATCGGCCGCGTTTCCTGCACCTGCCGCCGGCTGCGGGAGGCGTGCCAGGCCCGCGGCAAGGTCTGGCGGGAGCGCTTCCGCCTCCG GTGGCCATCACTTCTGAAATACTATAGCCAGACAGACAACGTTAATTGGCTAAAGGAATATAAAGCACGGCACAATGCTGGCTTAGAAACGCAACGAATTGTAGCATCATTCTCCAAAAGATTCTTCTCAGAACAT GTCCCCTGTGATGGCTTCAGTGACATTGAGACTCTTGGGTGCCCGGGTCATTTTTTTGAGGACGAGCTGATGTCTATCCTTAACATGGAAGGAAG GAAGTGTCTAACCTGGAAGTACTATGCAAAGAAAATTCTTTACTTTCTACGacaacagaatattttaaaaaatctgaaggCATATCTTGAACGACCTGGGGACCAATTGTCATTTTTGGAAG GTGCTGTTTTAATTGACCAGTACTGTAATCCTCTCTCAGACATCTGTCTAACGAGTGTCCAGGCGCAGGTTGACGATATCACAGACAAAGTTCGCAAAGCCCTGCGGACCAAAAACCCTAGGCATCCAAGCTTGACTCCAAAGGCAG GAGAGGTCTTGATTGTTCCTGATGTGGAGTTTCAAAGACAGGTACTGGATGCTGTGAATTGTGTCCTGTATGAACAGTTAAAATACAAAGGAAATGAGATGGATTACTACAACTCCTTGAATTCATACATTCACCAG GTTTTAATCCGTAGGACAGGAATCCCTATCAGCTTGTCTGTGCTCTATTTAACAATTGCCAGACAGTTGGGAGTCAGACTCGAGCCAGTCAACTTTCCTAGTCACTTCCTGCTGAGATGGTGTCAGGGGAAAGAAGG AAGCACAGACATCTTTGACTACATGTACATAGATGCCTTTGGAAAGGGAAAGCAGCTAACTGTGAAAGAATGTGAGTACCTGATTGGCCACCATGTAACAGAGGAGTTCTATGGAGTGGTTACTTCAAAGGAGGTCTTGCAGCGTATGGTGGGAAACCTCTTAAACCTCGGAAAGCG GGAAAGCACTGATCAGTCCTACCAGCTCTTGAGAGACTCCTTGGATCTATACCTGGCCATGTATCCGGACAATGTGCAGCATCTAATGCTCCAGGCTAGGTTATACTTCCACCTGGGAATCTGGCCAGAAAAG GTTCTGGATATCCTGCAGCATGTTCAGGTGTTGGATCCATCCCAGCATGGGGCAGTAGGATATTTAGTTCAGCATACCTTAGAGCATATTGAACGCCGTAAGGAGGAAGTGGGACCTGAGGTGAAGCACCGTTCTGATGAGAAGCACAAAGATATCTGCTTTTCTATTGGGCTGGTCATGAAACACAAGAG ATACGGCTATAACTGTGTCATCTATGGCTGGGATCCCACCTGCATGATGGGACAAGAATGGATTAGAAATATGAATGTCCATAGCCTACCTCATGGCCCCCATCAACCTTTTTACAATGTGCTGGTGGAGGATGGATCCTGCAGATACGCTGCTCAAG